The sequence CCAACGCCCCGGATGAGCAGCGCGCCCGTTGCGCCTGACTCAATTCGGTTGATGTGCCAAACATGGATTTTGTTGTTTAAAATTTGGTTAGTGGCGCGCGTCTGGTTCATTGCGTCGTTGGGCAAGTGTACCGCTTCTCACACCATGTCGACTGAAGAGCCAGAAAGTTCGTTCAGAATTGGCTTGTCTAAGGCACACGCTCTCAGCCCTCCGATTGATCCCCATGCAACTTCAGTTTCCTGGCCTTTCTAACAATGTTGACACCGAGCGCAGCAGCCTTTGTCTGAATGTCATTAATCGCTTGGTTCTGAGCACTGATCAGAGCTTGAGCCTCCGAAATTAGCGTCTCGAGGGGTCTTGCGTCTCCCTCCATGGGAAGTTTTCCATCGATATCGAGAACATAAGCGTTACACGCCACCGCTAGCATCTTCAGGTCTGGTGCAATACTCTCGTACCGGAAGGCTGTGATCATTGAAGTCAAGACCGTAATGATTAAACCCACACCTGTGTATATGAGCACAACAGTGATGCCATCTCCCATATACGTTTTTGCTACGTCTCTCGTGGCTACAAATGCCCCAAGGAAAATAATGACAATGCGAAACCACTTTGCAGTATCAGAGAAACGCTCTGCTCGTTTTTCAATTGCAATCTGGAGCACGCTCAACTCTTCCTGACGTTCATTGATTTCTTTCTTGAGGGAATCGAATAGTGATACTGTCATCGCTTGTCTCCTTTCGTTTGATGTACGCCCAACGTGGGCATAACCGGGAGTGGCCCGCGAGGGAAACGATCCGGTTCATGCCGTGGTTAGGCAGTTCCTCAATACCCTCGTTGCCCGCGCCAACAGTTCCTTTGGCTCGAAATCGACTCTCTTCTCCATGAAGCCCTCTCAGCATCTCCTTGTCAACATAGCTATCCGTGTTTGCCGTAGTGATCCATGTAACTCAGTAAAGCTTCTTCTTCAGTAGGAAGGACCGTTTTGACTCTCTCAATGAGCATCAATACGGCTTCTGCGTCTTTTGTTGACACAAAATGTAGAGCGCAATGACTACCATCGCAGAACTGCCTTGGGTAGAGGTCTTGTGCGGTTAGGGGGATTGGATATCGACCAGCCCATACCATGAAGTGCTCTAACCTTTCGAGGTATTCCATATCATTTTTGGACAAAGACAAACCGAGTTGCTCGAATAGCTCGATAAGTTGATGAGACTTGAGAGCAAAAGTCGCCTTACGGGTTGTTGCGGCGCCCCGTGCCGCAAGACCGGCCTTGACAAGGTTTTCAATAGCAAACCCGTACAACATGAGAGCCGTGCTCCCGATAAACGGCTCCTCTTTTATGCTCCCCTCTTTAAAAGCTTTGAGGTCGCCAAAAAACTGTGCCCAGAGTAAATCCGCAGACTTTATCAATTCATTTGCCTTGCAAATCCACAGATACGCTTCAGAGCAACTCATCCTATAGATTTCATTAGCGAATCTCTTCGGCATCGATTTGGCTATGCGTGTTCTTTTTTGGTTTGTCATGATTTGTGCCTAACAATTAATATACGAAGTTCGCTGTTTCCGATTTTTTGTTATCAACATACCACACGATAATTTGCCAAAAAAGTGAAATGTTTCATAATTTCAAATCGCTAGTCATCTAGAGAATTTCGGATATCATGGTAATAAGGACTAAAAACGAACTTTTTAATTTATGGGAAATTTGTCAATTGCTGGTGAAATCAAGAAGTCCTTACAAGGGATGTCTCAAAGAGTCAGATGAGGAACAGAGCGCCGCCTGGCGAAGTTACCTGATCCGGCATTATCTGAACCGGGACAATCCCCTGCTTGGCTATTCCATTTCCGCCACCCACCATGCGGCGTTTCTGAACAATGCTGCCCGGGCTATCCTGTTAGCAATGGTGTCTGCATTGGTATTGTTGGAAGGGATGAATCTCCCCCAAGGGTATGGAAGAAATATGAGTCCAATTTCTTGTTTGCTGGGCATAACGGCGAATTAACGGGTAGTGTTGGCGATGCGAAGGAACTCCGGGTTCTTTCTATAGGTAGATGTCTTTCCTATGCCCGACCTTCCCTACCCATACGGTGACTGCTTCGTCTTGAATGAAATAGACGATTCGGCAGCGACCCTGGCAAATGCGATATTCTTCCTGATCAGTCAGCTTCTCACAGCACGGAGGCCGTGGATTCTATGCCAGCAGTTCAATGCAATCGGGGGTCTTCTTGAGATTCTCTTTGGGAATCCCACGGAAGTCTCTCTCGACGGACTCTTTGAAGAAGACCTTATATACGGGCATCTCGTCTCAGCCTCTTGATCATTTCATCATAGCTGATCAGAGGCTCGCCGACCCTTTCTTCGAAAGCCTCAATGTCCTCGGCATCCTCCGACAGGGCTTCTCTGACGACTTTATTGACGAGTTCCGACACAGACTGAGAAGTCTCGACAGCTTTCAGTCGAAGCGCTTTGTGTAGTTCCGGGTCCAAATATACGATAGCTCGTTTGGCTCCTGTTGCCATACCACCAAAACGTCATAACGGCAATTTTTTGGATCAGGGATTCCGACTCATTTGAAAACACCGGGGTCTATGCCGTACTTGGCAATCCTCAATCCCATGACCCTTTC comes from Syntrophus gentianae and encodes:
- a CDS encoding CopG family transcriptional regulator — protein: MATGAKRAIVYLDPELHKALRLKAVETSQSVSELVNKVVREALSEDAEDIEAFEERVGEPLISYDEMIKRLRRDARI
- a CDS encoding type II toxin-antitoxin system RelE family toxin, with product MTDQEEYRICQGRCRIVYFIQDEAVTVWVGKVGHRKDIYL